The following are encoded in a window of Butyrivibrio sp. AE3004 genomic DNA:
- a CDS encoding TetR/AcrR family transcriptional regulator, with protein sequence MPRDKSLSHEKVNQAIKEEFLEKGYEDASIRSIGARAGMTSAGLYRHYEDKESMFNAMVEPLIESIKDWTGRHTSKKYDLMDGGAQNDELFGETFIDMIREVILPRRDEFILLMSRSGGTKYENFLHDYVEDNQKQFLEAIRYLKENGYPVRELSEEELHMLLSAYLTACFEPIIHDYDDKKIEKYLNTVQEFFMPGWLRIMGAN encoded by the coding sequence ATGCCAAGAGATAAGTCATTGAGCCATGAGAAAGTTAATCAGGCTATCAAGGAAGAATTTCTGGAGAAGGGCTATGAGGATGCTTCTATAAGGAGCATAGGAGCGCGCGCAGGTATGACATCTGCCGGATTATACAGGCATTATGAAGACAAAGAGTCTATGTTTAATGCTATGGTTGAACCTCTTATTGAAAGTATAAAAGACTGGACCGGAAGACACACAAGTAAAAAATATGACCTTATGGATGGTGGGGCTCAGAATGATGAGCTTTTTGGCGAGACTTTTATCGACATGATCAGGGAAGTCATCCTTCCCAGAAGAGATGAGTTTATTCTTCTTATGTCACGCTCAGGTGGAACAAAGTATGAGAACTTCCTTCATGACTATGTCGAAGACAATCAGAAGCAATTCTTAGAGGCCATACGATATCTGAAGGAGAATGGGTATCCTGTAAGGGAATTAAGTGAGGAGGAATTACATATGCTGCTTTCAGCATATTTGACAGCGTGTTTTGAGCCAATCATTCATGATTATGATGATAAAAAGATTGAAAAATATTTAAATACAGTCCAGGAGTTCTTTATGCCGGGATGGCTGAGAATAATGGGAGCTAACTAG
- a CDS encoding asparaginase, which produces MSKKILIINTGGTLSSVMRKNGLIPGLSIHDMLEELQMVSGDTDIEIEDFCSLDSANIFPEDWSTLALRISDCRNDYDGIVVIHGTDTLAYTSSMLSFMLRNIGIPVVITGSQLSITDPVADAMENLRCAIHMAARKIPGVFVAFNRKVMLGCRTSKVRSLSFDAFESINYPNIATISSLGMKINENVVPERTGIFKLANHYSEKVCMIKMFPGIHRDVIESLAELGYKGIYIEAYGIGGMPNVKHDFVGALEKLIKEGITVVVGTQCRYEGTKMDVYETGKRALEIGALEAHDMTGEAALTKLMWILGMTDNLSEIRDYYSLNVAGEMHKI; this is translated from the coding sequence GTGAGTAAAAAGATACTTATTATAAATACCGGTGGAACATTGTCTTCTGTCATGAGGAAAAACGGCCTTATTCCCGGGCTATCAATACATGATATGCTGGAAGAACTTCAGATGGTATCAGGAGATACTGACATTGAGATAGAGGATTTCTGCTCTCTTGACAGTGCTAATATTTTTCCTGAAGATTGGAGTACTTTAGCCCTGCGTATAAGCGACTGTAGGAATGATTATGATGGAATAGTGGTCATACACGGTACGGACACTTTGGCATATACATCGTCAATGCTTTCTTTTATGCTAAGAAATATAGGTATCCCTGTTGTTATTACAGGTTCTCAGCTTTCGATAACGGATCCGGTTGCTGATGCCATGGAAAACTTAAGGTGTGCCATTCATATGGCTGCCAGAAAAATTCCCGGTGTGTTTGTTGCCTTTAATAGAAAAGTAATGCTTGGGTGCAGGACATCGAAAGTACGATCATTAAGTTTTGATGCTTTTGAGAGTATCAATTATCCAAACATTGCTACGATAAGCTCGCTTGGAATGAAGATCAATGAAAATGTTGTCCCGGAAAGAACCGGAATATTTAAGCTTGCAAATCATTATTCAGAAAAAGTTTGTATGATAAAGATGTTTCCCGGAATTCACAGAGACGTGATCGAGTCACTGGCAGAGCTGGGATATAAAGGTATTTACATAGAGGCGTACGGAATAGGCGGAATGCCGAATGTGAAGCATGATTTTGTCGGTGCTCTTGAAAAGCTCATTAAGGAAGGCATCACAGTAGTTGTAGGCACTCAGTGCAGGTATGAAGGTACTAAGATGGATGTCTACGAAACCGGAAAAAGAGCACTTGAGATAGGAGCATTAGAAGCTCATGACATGACAGGCGAAGCGGCTCTTACAAAGCTTATGTGGATTCTTGGAATGACGGATAATCTTTCGGAGATACGCGACTATTATTCCCTCAACGTTGCAGGGGAGATGCATAAAATATAG
- a CDS encoding leucine-rich repeat domain-containing protein: protein MKTKLLLTTLAAALSFSLFAPTTVAEAASPSSTYTDANGNVHVDNSIQKNVRTLGKKLRNEGDLKAPTNLTWSTEKHGLGSFETVDQEAYYFAWLEDSEGNSRGSWHMGHLKAGTHTVQFYRNIDNSGTYKFRVKAGKNDQDYDKDTGAISEYSATYSYTKPSQTMAVATNLAWSKDKPGTATWTTVDNAEAYLVNLLRDDGTNKKYIIGLYVTGDKSEVDFTKYLGDSGDQKYYFNIKTYSKDIEAIANSDLSANSDALDGSKIDTSKKNDDNKDTESKEVTAESTKEAIASASDGKAAETALDAYIGKVDKNALAVAMQTDSSQKQKIVDMEEAYKQKANVSVTNNITARGIDASKVKLVGAGLNAGANSSVSFNVSATDENSKKAINTNLYKNVVQFDMNLSNASKVAADGTLAIPVEITMPVPEGFKSDHTLHILHFHHSDDGFDLIDPRFNSDGTISFTITHFSVFAFADELTINEVVKDAEGNTYKVTADKVVQFVSSKDKKITKLTIPDTVKLGDTTCTVTSIADNAVKGCKKLTTVAIGKNVTTIGKGAFQNDKKLKTIKINNPSLSKVGKNAFKGISSNASFKLKGTKKEKTAVKKILSKKNTGYKKTMKIK, encoded by the coding sequence ATGAAAACAAAGCTGTTACTAACAACCCTGGCTGCAGCATTGAGTTTTTCTCTGTTTGCGCCAACCACTGTTGCGGAAGCTGCCTCACCGTCATCAACTTACACTGATGCAAACGGCAACGTCCACGTAGACAATTCTATCCAAAAAAATGTAAGAACTCTGGGCAAGAAATTACGTAACGAGGGCGATCTCAAAGCTCCGACAAACCTCACCTGGAGTACTGAGAAACACGGACTTGGAAGTTTTGAAACCGTCGACCAGGAAGCTTATTATTTTGCATGGCTTGAAGATTCCGAAGGTAACTCCCGCGGATCATGGCACATGGGACACCTCAAAGCCGGAACACATACTGTACAATTCTACCGAAATATAGACAATTCCGGAACCTACAAATTCCGTGTAAAAGCCGGTAAAAATGATCAGGACTACGATAAAGATACAGGTGCTATCAGTGAATACAGTGCTACCTATAGTTACACAAAGCCCAGTCAAACAATGGCAGTAGCAACCAATCTTGCATGGAGCAAAGATAAACCGGGAACCGCCACATGGACAACGGTTGATAATGCGGAAGCCTATCTTGTTAATCTGCTAAGGGATGATGGAACTAACAAAAAATACATCATCGGTCTCTATGTTACAGGTGACAAATCAGAAGTCGACTTCACAAAGTACCTTGGAGATTCCGGTGACCAGAAATATTATTTTAATATAAAAACTTACAGTAAAGACATAGAGGCAATCGCTAACAGCGATTTGTCTGCCAATTCTGACGCACTTGATGGCAGTAAGATTGACACTTCCAAAAAGAATGACGACAATAAGGATACCGAGTCTAAGGAAGTAACTGCCGAAAGTACCAAGGAAGCCATTGCATCAGCCTCAGATGGTAAGGCAGCCGAAACAGCGCTCGATGCATATATCGGTAAAGTAGATAAAAACGCTCTTGCTGTAGCCATGCAGACCGATTCAAGCCAGAAACAGAAGATTGTTGATATGGAAGAAGCCTACAAACAGAAGGCAAACGTATCCGTAACTAATAACATTACCGCCCGCGGAATTGACGCCTCAAAGGTAAAGCTTGTTGGTGCAGGCCTTAACGCCGGAGCAAATTCATCTGTTTCCTTCAATGTTTCAGCAACAGATGAGAATTCCAAAAAGGCCATCAATACCAACCTTTACAAAAACGTCGTTCAGTTTGACATGAATCTTTCAAACGCAAGCAAAGTAGCTGCTGACGGAACACTTGCTATCCCCGTGGAAATAACCATGCCTGTTCCTGAAGGCTTCAAGAGTGACCATACACTGCACATCCTTCATTTCCACCACTCTGATGACGGATTTGACCTGATTGATCCCAGATTTAACTCGGACGGGACCATTTCATTTACAATAACCCATTTCAGTGTATTTGCATTTGCAGATGAACTCACAATTAACGAGGTAGTCAAGGATGCTGAAGGAAATACCTACAAAGTCACAGCCGATAAAGTTGTACAGTTTGTATCTTCCAAAGACAAAAAAATCACTAAGCTTACAATTCCCGATACTGTAAAACTTGGCGACACCACCTGCACAGTTACATCGATAGCAGACAATGCTGTAAAAGGCTGTAAAAAGCTTACCACTGTTGCCATAGGAAAAAATGTAACTACCATAGGCAAAGGTGCTTTCCAGAACGATAAAAAGCTTAAGACAATAAAGATAAACAATCCTTCCCTTTCAAAAGTAGGAAAGAATGCCTTTAAGGGAATCAGCTCAAATGCAAGCTTCAAACTAAAAGGAACAAAAAAAGAAAAAACAGCCGTAAAGAAAATCTTATCCAAGAAAAATACCGGCTACAAAAAGACAATGAAAATAAAGTAA
- a CDS encoding ABC transporter ATP-binding protein, translated as MKLIREYAGGHKHLITLGRWLAGVSAVMTLVPYYELWKIIRTAVNGEDTGKITGYAWAAVGMIIGALFVYIAALLCTHIAAFRVQANMRSSLMRRILTLPLGVFDEDGTGKIRRIVNDSTAATETYIAHNLADKTVAAVTPIGLLVLVFAFNWKIGLICMIPALIGFACIMSMMGKNMQEKMKEYQDALETMSSEATEYVRGVPVVKTFGQTVHSFKRFKACIDGFGKWATEYTLMLRIPMTAFMTCINAIFAFIVISAFVVTKDGIENADILNVMYYIIITPLVTVALTKIAYSGEAEMNLIDALKRADRIMEIEPLGDNGAGFKPKDHGIELKNVTYRYKDATRDAVSDVSIKIAPGEHVALVGPSGSGKTTLAELMVRFFDVTKGEILIGDVNVKDIASSELMRQVSFVFQDSRLIKKSTFENVRLAKPEATEEEVLDALKKAQCMDIIDKLPEGIHTVIGEKGTYLSGGEQQRIAIARAVLKDAPILILDEATAFADPDNETKVQAAFEELSKNKTLIMIAHRLSTVMNADRIFVMEDGRCTEYGSHTELMNKNGLYKRMFDEYTRSIEWKVGA; from the coding sequence ATGAAACTGATCAGAGAATATGCGGGAGGACATAAGCATCTGATCACGCTGGGACGATGGCTGGCAGGAGTAAGTGCTGTAATGACACTTGTTCCATACTACGAGCTGTGGAAAATCATAAGAACAGCCGTAAATGGGGAGGATACAGGAAAAATAACAGGTTATGCCTGGGCTGCAGTGGGAATGATTATAGGTGCGCTTTTTGTGTACATAGCAGCACTTTTGTGCACACATATCGCAGCATTCAGAGTACAGGCAAATATGAGAAGCTCACTGATGCGCAGGATATTAACATTGCCGCTTGGAGTGTTTGACGAAGACGGAACAGGAAAAATAAGAAGAATTGTTAATGATTCTACTGCAGCTACGGAAACATATATAGCGCATAATCTTGCGGATAAAACTGTAGCAGCTGTAACACCTATAGGATTGCTGGTTTTGGTGTTTGCCTTCAACTGGAAGATAGGACTTATATGCATGATACCGGCACTTATCGGATTTGCCTGCATTATGTCCATGATGGGTAAGAATATGCAGGAAAAGATGAAGGAATATCAGGATGCTCTTGAAACCATGAGCAGTGAGGCAACAGAGTATGTCAGGGGTGTACCGGTGGTAAAGACCTTTGGACAGACAGTACATTCCTTTAAACGTTTTAAGGCCTGTATAGATGGGTTTGGGAAGTGGGCGACAGAGTACACATTGATGTTGCGCATTCCGATGACAGCTTTTATGACCTGTATTAATGCCATATTTGCTTTTATTGTTATATCAGCATTTGTAGTAACCAAGGATGGTATAGAGAATGCAGACATTTTGAATGTAATGTATTACATCATCATAACGCCCCTTGTTACAGTTGCTCTTACCAAGATAGCATATTCCGGCGAAGCGGAGATGAATCTTATTGATGCGTTAAAGCGGGCAGACAGGATAATGGAGATTGAACCTTTGGGAGATAATGGGGCAGGTTTTAAGCCAAAGGACCATGGGATTGAGCTTAAAAATGTTACATACAGATATAAGGATGCCACCAGAGATGCCGTAAGCGATGTATCTATAAAAATAGCACCCGGTGAGCACGTGGCTCTTGTTGGGCCATCCGGTTCGGGAAAAACAACCCTTGCTGAGCTTATGGTCAGATTTTTTGATGTGACAAAGGGAGAAATACTGATAGGCGATGTAAATGTTAAGGATATTGCATCCTCAGAGCTTATGAGACAGGTATCATTTGTTTTTCAGGACAGCAGACTTATCAAAAAATCCACATTCGAAAATGTTCGATTGGCAAAGCCCGAGGCAACAGAAGAGGAAGTGTTGGATGCGCTGAAAAAGGCTCAGTGCATGGATATTATTGATAAGCTCCCGGAGGGTATACACACGGTTATAGGAGAAAAAGGTACATATCTCTCAGGAGGCGAGCAGCAGAGGATAGCTATAGCAAGGGCAGTCTTAAAGGATGCACCTATTCTGATATTGGATGAAGCGACAGCATTTGCGGATCCTGATAATGAGACAAAAGTTCAGGCAGCATTCGAGGAACTCTCAAAGAATAAGACGCTTATTATGATAGCGCATAGACTAAGTACTGTTATGAATGCAGACAGAATCTTTGTGATGGAGGATGGCAGATGCACCGAGTACGGAAGCCACACTGAGCTTATGAATAAGAACGGATTATATAAGCGAATGTTTGATGAATATACAAGATCCATAGAGTGGAAGGTAGGTGCTTAA
- a CDS encoding MFS transporter, with the protein MEAIAYEQQQEKKGRLSASEKFAYGIGDCGANVIVALASSFLTGYYTDTVGIAAAAIGTMMLLCRVFDGITDLIMGALVDKTNTKYGKARPWLLWTAPLMGISLFMIFNVPASLGASGKLVYIYLTYIFQNCIIYTANNLPYNALLSRMTLDVQDRAQTASIRFVMTQVTSLITNVITANLIASVGWRSISVIYGAIACAMCILCFLGVREHVDAEEDGTVKVEQVPFSKALPALLKNKYFFIQALMFMFLYINVVATGSMTYYFCNSVLGNIAFLSWTSVAGTIPAMIVNLAMPKLVANFGKRKLMITGAVIMAIGSVIIGAAGSNLPLVVLGLIVKGFGTGPIMSGIFATTADVVDYGEWKTGVRSEGLVNSCTSFGMKVGIGLGSAICTWIIAIGGYVGTAEVQTEAALASIRFGYGYFGAILSLVVLALCIIMNIDKHIDQIQRDLEAKRSIVEF; encoded by the coding sequence ATGGAAGCAATAGCTTATGAACAACAACAGGAAAAAAAGGGTCGTCTCTCTGCCAGTGAGAAGTTTGCGTATGGTATAGGAGATTGTGGAGCAAATGTAATTGTAGCTCTGGCATCATCCTTTTTAACAGGATATTATACAGATACAGTTGGAATCGCTGCAGCAGCAATCGGTACTATGATGCTTTTATGCAGAGTATTTGACGGTATAACAGATCTTATCATGGGGGCACTTGTTGATAAGACTAATACAAAATATGGTAAAGCAAGACCATGGCTTTTGTGGACAGCACCGCTTATGGGAATATCACTTTTTATGATATTCAATGTACCTGCTTCTCTTGGTGCAAGCGGCAAGCTCGTTTACATCTACCTTACATACATTTTCCAGAACTGCATTATCTATACAGCTAACAATTTGCCTTACAATGCACTACTTAGCCGTATGACACTTGATGTACAGGACAGAGCTCAGACAGCATCCATCCGTTTCGTAATGACACAGGTTACATCACTGATAACAAACGTTATTACAGCTAATCTTATTGCAAGTGTAGGCTGGAGATCAATTTCTGTTATATACGGAGCAATTGCATGTGCAATGTGCATTCTTTGCTTCCTTGGAGTCAGAGAGCATGTTGATGCAGAAGAAGACGGAACAGTTAAGGTTGAGCAGGTTCCTTTTTCCAAAGCACTTCCTGCACTTTTAAAGAACAAATATTTCTTCATTCAGGCACTTATGTTCATGTTCCTTTACATCAACGTAGTTGCAACAGGATCAATGACATACTACTTCTGCAACAGCGTACTTGGTAACATCGCATTTCTTTCATGGACATCAGTTGCAGGAACAATACCTGCTATGATCGTAAACCTTGCAATGCCTAAACTGGTAGCAAACTTTGGAAAAAGAAAGCTTATGATCACAGGTGCTGTTATAATGGCTATAGGTTCAGTGATCATCGGTGCAGCAGGATCAAATCTTCCACTTGTTGTTCTTGGACTTATCGTTAAGGGATTCGGTACAGGTCCTATCATGTCAGGTATCTTCGCTACAACAGCTGACGTAGTTGACTATGGTGAATGGAAGACAGGTGTGCGTTCAGAAGGTCTTGTAAACAGCTGCACAAGCTTTGGTATGAAGGTTGGTATCGGTCTTGGTTCAGCTATATGCACATGGATCATCGCTATCGGTGGATATGTTGGAACAGCAGAGGTTCAGACAGAGGCAGCTCTTGCATCTATCCGTTTTGGCTATGGATACTTCGGAGCAATCCTTTCACTTGTAGTTCTGGCATTATGCATCATCATGAACATTGATAAGCACATTGACCAGATTCAGAGAGATCTTGAGGCTAAGAGATCAATAGTAGAATTTTAA
- a CDS encoding ABC transporter ATP-binding protein: protein MIKKLQHKYALSRQGAVDMIKASVSVTITNIVFMMSAGVLYTLIKDLLDNKLGNDRISFYAISSVLILILIALTNFIQYNSTFLTTYRESGVRRTTIAEKLRKLPLSYFGKKNIADLTTNIMGDCAMIETASSHWIPELIGAVASVSLVGISMFFFFDWRMVLASFWVIPVAFTIVITCSGAEKRAVRKNQAVKLAMADGIQECLESIRDLRANNAQDRYMEELDGKIKKVEKFALFTELKMAVYVNSASIILKLGIGTTAVVGGALFAKGEIDLLTFFMFLMLVSRLYDPMQITLQNFAAIIATGIQCERLDEVLSHEIQTGTEELNNKGYDIVFDHVGFKYSDDTDVLSDVSFTAKQGEVTALIGPSGGGKTTISRLAARFWDVNSGRITLGGEDISKIDPETLLSKYSIVFQDVALFNNSVMENIRIGKSGATDEEVMEAARLANCEEFVNLLPEKYNTNIGENGSELSGGERQRISIARAFLKDAPVILLDEATASLDAENETAIQEALSRLIKNKTILIIAHRMRTIANANHIVVLKDGVVAEQGSPEVLAGYDSIYNSMTKQQLIAQNWSM, encoded by the coding sequence ATGATAAAAAAACTTCAACACAAATATGCACTTTCAAGACAGGGCGCTGTAGACATGATTAAAGCCAGCGTCAGCGTAACCATTACAAATATAGTCTTCATGATGTCAGCAGGAGTTCTTTATACGCTGATAAAAGATCTTTTAGATAACAAGCTGGGAAATGACAGAATATCGTTTTATGCCATTAGTTCTGTTTTGATTTTGATTTTGATTGCTCTTACAAATTTTATACAGTACAATTCTACGTTTCTTACGACTTATAGGGAGAGCGGGGTACGAAGAACTACCATAGCCGAAAAGCTAAGAAAGCTGCCTCTTTCATATTTCGGGAAAAAGAATATTGCGGATCTTACAACTAATATCATGGGTGACTGTGCTATGATAGAAACAGCTTCAAGTCACTGGATTCCGGAGCTTATAGGGGCAGTTGCTTCAGTGAGCCTTGTTGGTATCAGTATGTTTTTCTTTTTTGACTGGAGGATGGTACTGGCGAGCTTTTGGGTAATACCGGTCGCTTTTACAATTGTAATTACATGCTCAGGGGCAGAAAAAAGGGCTGTCCGTAAGAATCAGGCTGTTAAGCTTGCAATGGCAGATGGCATTCAGGAGTGTCTTGAATCCATCAGGGATCTTCGTGCAAATAACGCACAGGATCGCTATATGGAAGAGCTTGACGGTAAGATAAAAAAGGTTGAGAAATTCGCTCTTTTTACTGAACTTAAGATGGCAGTATATGTTAATTCGGCATCAATCATCCTAAAACTTGGAATCGGAACAACAGCAGTTGTTGGTGGAGCTCTTTTTGCAAAGGGTGAGATTGATCTTCTCACATTCTTCATGTTCCTGATGCTGGTGTCCAGATTGTATGATCCAATGCAGATAACACTTCAGAATTTTGCCGCGATCATAGCTACGGGTATTCAGTGTGAGAGATTGGATGAAGTGCTTTCTCACGAGATACAGACAGGTACTGAAGAATTAAATAATAAAGGCTATGATATCGTATTTGATCACGTTGGCTTCAAATACTCCGATGACACCGACGTACTTTCGGATGTCAGTTTTACAGCAAAACAGGGTGAAGTGACAGCACTAATAGGGCCTTCCGGCGGGGGAAAGACGACAATTTCCAGATTGGCTGCAAGATTTTGGGATGTAAACAGTGGCAGGATCACCCTTGGAGGAGAAGATATCTCAAAGATTGATCCTGAGACTCTTCTTTCAAAGTATTCGATAGTTTTTCAGGATGTAGCATTGTTTAACAACTCTGTTATGGAGAACATCAGGATAGGAAAGAGCGGCGCTACAGACGAAGAGGTAATGGAAGCTGCAAGACTTGCTAACTGTGAAGAGTTCGTTAATCTGTTGCCGGAGAAATATAACACAAACATAGGTGAAAACGGAAGTGAGCTGTCCGGTGGTGAAAGGCAGAGAATTTCAATAGCCAGGGCATTTCTTAAGGATGCACCGGTTATTCTCCTTGATGAAGCGACAGCATCTCTTGATGCAGAAAATGAAACAGCGATCCAGGAAGCTCTGTCACGACTTATAAAAAATAAGACTATCCTTATAATAGCTCATCGTATGAGAACAATTGCTAATGCCAACCATATAGTAGTGTTAAAAGACGGAGTTGTGGCAGAGCAGGGTAGTCCCGAGGTCTTAGCCGGATATGACAGCATCTATAACAGTATGACAAAACAGCAGCTTATTGCTCAGAACTGGTCAATGTAA
- a CDS encoding alpha/beta hydrolase has product MSKASDFIRENFAKGDAIRDEGLEIPSDVKRYSDITYGNKGEHPEWQMLDVYRPANVPEDQKLPVIVVIHGGGWVYGDKEVYKYYSASLCQRGFAVVCYSYRLAPEYTFPASLEDSCAVANWIVSNEDKYGFDLNNIFGVGDSAGGTLIGITAAFLTNKEYADKFKFTVSDKFSFKGIAFNCAAFEIKSVSETDENMGSLMDDLFGKKVTDEDLDVMNAGNYITAAYPPSFLMSATGDFLKDELPKMAAVMIKNSVPFTCKYYTSPNGELGHVFHCNMRLQEATQCNDDETEFFRSLQ; this is encoded by the coding sequence ATGTCAAAAGCAAGTGATTTTATCAGAGAAAATTTTGCTAAAGGTGATGCAATCAGAGATGAGGGGCTTGAAATCCCCTCTGATGTAAAAAGATACAGTGATATCACATATGGTAATAAGGGTGAGCACCCTGAGTGGCAGATGCTGGATGTATACAGACCGGCAAATGTTCCGGAAGATCAAAAGCTCCCGGTGATCGTAGTTATTCACGGTGGTGGATGGGTATATGGTGATAAGGAAGTTTATAAATATTATTCAGCATCCCTTTGCCAAAGAGGATTCGCAGTAGTTTGTTATTCCTACAGACTTGCGCCGGAATACACATTCCCTGCAAGTCTTGAGGACAGCTGCGCTGTTGCAAACTGGATTGTCTCAAATGAGGATAAATACGGATTTGACCTCAATAACATTTTTGGTGTAGGTGATTCTGCGGGAGGCACTCTTATAGGTATTACAGCAGCTTTCCTTACAAATAAGGAGTACGCTGATAAATTTAAATTTACAGTATCAGATAAATTCAGCTTTAAGGGTATTGCATTTAACTGTGCTGCATTTGAAATTAAATCTGTAAGTGAAACAGATGAAAATATGGGATCTCTTATGGATGATCTTTTTGGTAAGAAGGTGACAGATGAAGATCTTGATGTAATGAATGCAGGGAATTATATAACAGCTGCATATCCGCCATCCTTCCTTATGTCTGCGACAGGAGATTTCTTAAAGGATGAGCTTCCTAAAATGGCAGCGGTTATGATCAAAAATTCTGTGCCCTTTACCTGCAAGTATTATACAAGTCCAAATGGAGAGCTGGGACATGTATTCCATTGCAATATGAGACTTCAGGAGGCTACGCAGTGCAATGACGATGAGACGGAGTTTTTCAGAAGTTTACAATAA
- a CDS encoding AraC family transcriptional regulator, translating to MSDLSTKDISYEVVHYHTELPFKILNIHKKDLYPNKDLSAVSDVLDHWHNELEIVYSYSNDGIYYTDGIAHPMKEGLFIIVNSQSIHKVISNRITPYDKLPSTLTTVLQISDSFLRNYIPNFDELYFIPAFIPNDNRLAEIMMDLGQYADGKPLNKYENMRLLGLVHELLYYICKDNLSLKDTELPEKSRKNSDILRKIISYTEENYAGAINEMSVAKAFGYSASYFSRFFRSNMGITYKEFLTRMRVNAAKDSLAQTHKSVLEIAMDCGFSDSRGLINMFNKYEGITPLQYRKNIPG from the coding sequence ATGTCAGATTTAAGCACTAAGGACATCTCCTATGAAGTTGTCCACTACCACACAGAACTGCCTTTCAAGATTTTAAATATTCACAAAAAGGACTTATACCCGAATAAGGATCTCTCAGCTGTCAGCGATGTTCTCGATCACTGGCATAACGAGCTGGAAATTGTCTATTCTTATTCAAATGATGGAATATACTACACAGACGGAATCGCTCATCCCATGAAGGAAGGGCTGTTCATCATCGTTAACAGCCAGAGTATCCATAAAGTAATCTCAAACAGAATAACTCCCTACGATAAGCTCCCATCCACACTTACAACCGTCCTTCAGATAAGTGACTCTTTTCTTCGTAATTACATTCCGAATTTCGATGAGCTTTACTTTATTCCTGCGTTTATTCCGAATGACAATAGACTGGCAGAAATAATGATGGATCTGGGGCAATATGCTGACGGAAAACCTCTGAACAAGTATGAAAATATGCGCCTTTTAGGTCTTGTTCACGAGCTTTTATATTATATCTGCAAGGATAATCTGAGTCTGAAAGACACGGAACTTCCAGAAAAGAGCAGAAAGAACTCTGATATATTAAGAAAAATCATTTCATATACTGAAGAAAATTATGCCGGTGCAATAAATGAAATGTCTGTTGCTAAAGCCTTCGGTTATTCAGCCAGCTATTTTTCCAGATTTTTCAGATCAAATATGGGAATAACTTATAAGGAATTCCTGACAAGAATGCGTGTCAATGCTGCCAAGGACAGCCTTGCGCAGACTCATAAATCCGTTCTTGAGATTGCCATGGATTGCGGATTCTCAGACTCAAGAGGACTTATAAATATGTTCAATAAATATGAGGGCATAACACCGCTGCAATACAGAAAAAATATACCGGGGTAA